The proteins below are encoded in one region of Patescibacteria group bacterium:
- a CDS encoding 50S ribosomal protein L25 has product MKAIPLEVQVRSLIGKKVKSLRRDGLVPATVYGKEVKSQSLAVPVKEFAKVFAQAGETGLVELKFDKTTLPTLISEVQIHPLNRQLLHVQFHAVKLTEKIKANVPLELVGESPAVTSNIGLLLQTLNEIEVEALPTDLPEKIEVDTRKLSEVDQQITVADLKIPGGVEVLTGKEEVVVKVAPAVSEEAKKEAEEEAAKAAAEAATEGAGEAVAPAEGESPKAETPAGEKAS; this is encoded by the coding sequence ATGAAAGCAATTCCTTTGGAAGTTCAGGTTCGGAGTTTAATCGGAAAAAAAGTCAAATCCCTTCGCCGAGACGGATTGGTGCCCGCGACGGTTTATGGGAAAGAAGTTAAATCCCAAAGTCTGGCCGTGCCGGTAAAGGAATTTGCGAAAGTTTTTGCTCAGGCGGGCGAGACCGGATTGGTGGAACTGAAATTTGACAAGACTACGCTTCCTACTCTGATTTCCGAGGTCCAAATTCATCCTTTAAACCGCCAACTGCTTCATGTCCAGTTTCATGCGGTTAAGCTGACAGAAAAAATTAAGGCCAACGTCCCTCTCGAATTGGTGGGCGAGTCGCCAGCAGTGACCAGCAACATTGGGTTGCTGCTTCAGACCCTAAACGAAATCGAAGTGGAAGCCTTGCCGACTGATTTGCCGGAAAAGATCGAAGTAGACACCAGGAAACTTTCCGAAGTGGATCAACAGATAACCGTAGCTGATTTGAAAATTCCCGGCGGAGTAGAAGTGCTCACCGGCAAAGAGGAAGTAGTAGTGAAAGTGGCTCCGGCTGTTTCAGAAGAAGCCAAGAAAGAGGCTGAAGAGGAAGCTGCCAAAGCGGCAGCGGAAGCTGCAACTGAAGGGGCTGGGGAAGCCGTCGCTCCCGCAGAAGGGGAATCCCCTAAAGCCGAAACTCCGGCTGGAGAGAAAGCTTCTTAA
- a CDS encoding DUF4012 domain-containing protein, producing the protein MSPAAKITVETNESAPLAVVYNTGDLSLAVRRALKKQHLRVLHLENEATPLPVLEHPAYIFFFISDQVPLANAKLQFQEAVSSAGANGAKVVLILDNVQNFYEKVLASQAEKLGWPLSLAEVHGEMDGPAGPTTEAAAGKIVRLAFSSGAGHRQMIMGKNKGTPVQSNFPERHLSAQDVFDRLNKFNRRRPPPLKKYATITLVLALFFGILSPLFLMGAVSLKAVFELSQAKEMLITGRFTPAESLATQAKQDLVYSQNIARFFGPLLIGFSGPMNRYYDLLSVGETGADVAARAARLGPLADLAAKSFLNGGQNLSALSSQIQDETGPLNQDLGLIEAQVGGLSPASLGLLSFMGVPAGKIKTYAGEIPRVRQLLTQADLVLSAWPQIVPAEGKKTYLVVFQNSAELRPTGGFIGSYGLVRFNNGKLLDWKIYDIYTADGKLAGTITPPDEILQFMGQPDWYMRDSNWAADFPLTAKRLEWFLEKETGETADGVIAVNLGAVQKLLEATGPLNLPDFDQTVSASDFFQKAEYSSEINFFAGSSQKQDFLGGVARAILSKLTTDDDKNYPAIANALVASLNEKNILLYFNGTEAQKAVFGAGWSGSIVTPDCQKKGSNCLMLVEANLGANKANYFVKRSLRVDSTVSKGGDIENTVTVLYRNDSPSDTWPGGKYKNYLRFLVPAGSKLISFDLGDGRKPAVSPTLTAEELSKVAPDEFFVFQTTENNYASFGTLVEIPIESDQTVTFRYRLPDKLSFANTKTTYEFHLLKQPGTSGDLFDFSLDYPSFLSPVQKNLASTVPLVFNQKLIYNSDLTQDRDFEVNFETKL; encoded by the coding sequence GTGAGCCCTGCTGCCAAAATTACTGTCGAAACGAACGAAAGCGCGCCCCTGGCAGTCGTTTATAACACTGGCGATTTAAGTCTGGCGGTGAGGCGGGCGCTCAAAAAACAGCACCTGCGCGTCCTGCACCTGGAAAACGAGGCCACTCCCCTGCCTGTTTTAGAACACCCGGCCTACATTTTTTTCTTCATTAGTGATCAGGTTCCGCTGGCGAACGCAAAATTGCAGTTTCAGGAAGCAGTCAGCAGCGCCGGCGCCAATGGGGCCAAAGTAGTTTTGATTTTAGATAATGTTCAAAACTTTTACGAGAAAGTGCTGGCGTCTCAGGCGGAAAAATTGGGCTGGCCGCTTTCACTAGCCGAAGTTCATGGGGAGATGGACGGGCCGGCCGGACCAACTACGGAAGCTGCCGCCGGAAAAATAGTGCGCCTGGCTTTTTCGTCCGGCGCCGGACATCGGCAGATGATCATGGGTAAAAATAAGGGGACGCCGGTTCAAAGCAACTTTCCCGAAAGGCACTTGTCGGCTCAGGATGTTTTCGACCGCTTAAACAAATTTAATCGCCGCCGCCCTCCGCCGCTAAAAAAATACGCCACGATTACTCTGGTATTAGCCCTGTTTTTTGGCATTTTGTCCCCCCTGTTTTTAATGGGAGCCGTCTCTTTAAAGGCGGTGTTTGAATTAAGCCAGGCCAAGGAAATGCTTATAACCGGCCGCTTTACGCCAGCCGAGAGTTTGGCGACACAGGCAAAACAGGATCTGGTTTATTCCCAAAATATCGCCCGCTTTTTCGGGCCGCTTCTGATCGGTTTCAGTGGCCCCATGAACCGGTACTATGATCTGCTTTCTGTTGGCGAAACCGGAGCGGATGTGGCCGCCCGGGCGGCCCGTTTGGGACCCCTGGCAGATCTGGCAGCAAAAAGCTTTCTTAACGGAGGGCAAAACTTAAGCGCCCTGTCCTCGCAAATTCAAGACGAGACAGGGCCCCTTAATCAGGATCTGGGGTTAATTGAAGCCCAGGTGGGCGGCCTGTCGCCGGCTTCCTTGGGACTGCTTTCTTTTATGGGGGTTCCAGCTGGAAAAATTAAAACTTACGCCGGGGAAATTCCCCGGGTCCGTCAGCTCTTGACCCAGGCCGATCTGGTGCTTTCCGCCTGGCCTCAGATTGTGCCGGCCGAGGGTAAAAAGACCTATCTGGTAGTTTTTCAAAACAGTGCCGAGTTGCGGCCTACCGGCGGGTTCATTGGTTCCTACGGACTGGTCCGGTTTAATAACGGGAAGCTTCTGGATTGGAAAATTTACGATATTTACACGGCCGACGGCAAGCTTGCCGGGACGATTACCCCGCCGGATGAGATCCTGCAGTTCATGGGCCAGCCGGACTGGTATATGCGTGACAGTAACTGGGCGGCAGATTTTCCTTTGACAGCTAAACGCTTGGAATGGTTTTTAGAAAAAGAAACCGGCGAAACAGCTGATGGCGTGATTGCCGTCAATCTGGGAGCAGTTCAAAAGCTTCTGGAGGCTACCGGACCGTTGAATTTGCCCGATTTTGACCAGACGGTTTCAGCCTCAGACTTTTTTCAGAAGGCGGAATATTCTTCGGAAATTAATTTTTTTGCCGGCTCCAGCCAAAAACAGGATTTTCTGGGGGGTGTGGCCCGGGCAATTTTGTCTAAGTTGACAACCGATGACGATAAGAATTATCCGGCTATAGCCAATGCTCTGGTAGCTAGCCTTAATGAAAAAAACATCCTTCTCTATTTTAACGGCACCGAAGCTCAAAAAGCCGTTTTTGGGGCCGGCTGGTCAGGAAGTATTGTTACTCCCGACTGTCAAAAGAAAGGCAGCAATTGCCTGATGCTCGTGGAAGCTAACTTGGGAGCCAATAAAGCCAATTATTTTGTCAAGCGCTCGCTGCGAGTGGATTCGACGGTCAGTAAAGGCGGCGATATTGAAAATACCGTGACGGTTCTTTACCGCAACGATTCCCCGTCTGACACTTGGCCGGGCGGTAAATACAAAAACTACCTGCGGTTTCTGGTACCGGCCGGTTCAAAGCTAATTAGTTTCGATCTGGGTGACGGCCGCAAGCCGGCGGTTTCCCCAACTTTAACCGCCGAGGAACTCTCAAAAGTCGCCCCTGATGAGTTTTTTGTCTTCCAGACGACAGAAAACAATTATGCTAGTTTTGGAACCCTGGTGGAAATTCCTATTGAATCCGACCAGACGGTAACTTTCCGTTATCGTCTGCCGGACAAACTCTCGTTTGCCAACACTAAAACCACTTATGAGTTTCATCTTCTCAAACAGCCGGGAACAAGCGGCGACCTTTTTGATTTTTCCTTAGACTACCCCTCTTTCCTGTCTCCGGTTCAAAAGAATCTGGCAAGCACGGTTCCTCTTGTCTTTAACCAGAAGCTTATATATAATTCAGATCTAACCCAGGATCGGGATTTTGAGGTTAATTTTGAAACAAAGCTATGA
- a CDS encoding ribonuclease HI family protein — translation MLKVFTDGGARGNPGPAACAFVVWEAAGNLREKRGKFLGNKTNNEAEYAGVIEALSFLRNLSDLRDLKIDLFLDSLLVVNQLNGLWKVKEARLRELMLQVRSLENGLTVTYSHVSRSQNKEADLLVNETLDGQMR, via the coding sequence ATGCTTAAAGTTTTTACTGATGGTGGAGCTCGTGGTAACCCCGGCCCGGCAGCCTGTGCTTTTGTGGTGTGGGAGGCTGCCGGAAATTTGCGGGAAAAACGCGGAAAATTCCTCGGCAATAAGACCAACAACGAGGCGGAATATGCTGGGGTGATTGAAGCCCTAAGTTTCTTAAGGAACTTAAGTGACTTAAGAGACTTAAAGATCGACCTTTTCCTGGATTCCCTGTTGGTGGTTAATCAGCTCAATGGGTTATGGAAGGTCAAAGAGGCTCGACTGCGGGAACTAATGCTTCAGGTTCGGAGCTTAGAAAACGGACTAACCGTCACCTACTCTCATGTTTCCCGTTCACAAAATAAAGAGGCGGATCTTCTGGTCAACGAAACACTCGACGGCCAAATGCGCTAG